The DNA window atatggatttgtctgtgatctgttttttaaagatgttgaatgaatgaataatctCTATTTGTGTGAGTTCAGGTGCTTTTTAGATTAAATGAAGTTTCTATAATGGTcaaattcagtttttttaattgtcaaattactttagattaacCTCAAGCCTTCAATTGGCTAGTGACATTATAGAACGTAACTCTACAGGTCCAGGGAAGAATCAAAGGTAATCAATTAAGCTAAAAGGGGAGGAGCCACCTTAattcaaaaatgtacaaaatggcCAAGCCAAGCACTGGTGTTTGTTGTGGCATTTGTGTTAATGTTTGTTAGAATGGAGCTTCTGCAAGGTGTGTTAGTGGTGGTTGTGCTTGTTGCATTTGATTTGTCTGATGCATGGGGAAGTTTGAGGTACAGTCAAAGTCCAAGAAGCATGAGGCCAAAATCAGATCCAGCTTCCAACAGTCCTGCCCGTACGTCTCTAGGGGTCTGGAACCCTTTGCAAGTGGCTTCTCAGTTTCAGAGTCCTTTGAGTCCAGTCTCCAGAAATCTTGCACAGGATCCTTTTGGTCTTCAGGAGAAGCAGCTGTTGCAGGGTCCAGTGAAGCCTTTGGATTGGAAGTATCCCATTGTTCCTGAGGTCCAGAGCGAGTTGGCGGTGAACTTCCAGTTGAGGCAACCTGTGACTCCCAGCAGTGTCGCTGTTCAATGTAATGAGAACCGGGTACTTGTGGAGGTCCAGCAGGACTTGTTCAGCAATGGTCAGTTGATCCAGCCAACTGGTCTGTCTCTAGGTGGATGTCCTGTTGTTGGTCAGGACACTGCATCTAGGGTGCTCATCTTTGAGTATGAACTACAGGACTGCAACAGCGTGCTGATGGTAAGAACTTTTTAATCCTAATGGGGGGTTTGTGGCAGATGATAGCCAAAatctttcaaggaaagtctgttcacttgtTGCAGCATCAGCAATGCCAGGACAGCTGAAACAAAGTCCTGGTTGAATGTGTAACCCTGGTTTCTCAAACCGTTTGCCTTTTAACAACTCTCCAAACcaaaaatctgacatgaactatCCCATAAATGGTATGAATGGTGCTTAAACAAGAATGACTAGTGTTAAAGCTAGTTTAACCTGGAACGGCACATTTAATCCGGAGTCTGAGACCTGCACTTCAATGAGAacaccaaatttttttttaccaattggctcttatttaggaGTTGCCCCATATTGCACAATGCACTTCTCCCATTGGTAGTAATAAGAGTGCACTGTCTTTGGGATGACCTTCATGGTAACCACAATCTCTTACAGATGACCGAGGATGAGCTTGTCTACACCTTCTCTCTCACCTACACCCCTGAGGCACTTGCTGGTACTCCAATCACCCGGGCCGATGATGCAGTTGTTGGTATTCAATGCCATTATCAAAGGTAAGCAGTCTTTTGACTTTCTGCATGCTGCTTGTGCAGCTTTGAGACCATTTTAATGGGTACCTTCATGAACCGCAGGCTTCAAAATGTAAGCAGTGATGCCTTGAGGCCAACATGGGTCCCTTATGCCTCAACGGAGGTTGGTGAAGAAGTCTTGCTGTTCTCCCTGAAGCTCATGATGGGTAAGTACAGGTTTATGTCTTTAACATTGAGATTGTGGCTGTGCCTAAAAGTTCTTTTTTGGTAGATGATTGGTCCTATCAGAGGCCTTCAAACTCTTACTATCTGGGTGGCTTTATTAACATCGAGGCATCTGTGAAGGTGTACAATCACGTACCTCTGCGTGTGTTTGTGGACAGCTGTGTGGCCACTCAAGGACCTGATGTGAACTCCCTTCCGAGATATTCCTTCATTGAGAATCATGGGTAAGGTCCTGGAGCTTCATGTTCTAGGACTCCTTTTGTAACCCTTTGTCACAGAGTTATGGGTAAGGTATAGTTGCATTGTATCTTCTACATATTctctttattcttttaattgctcctgttttttttttgttttttttgtttatgtattatctttatttctgacttttaatgcatcttaaatattgctgtctggttgaaagagctgggagaattggGACTAAAGCCTGTGATTGGGTTAAATTTGGTAAACTTGGATAAGTGGACAAACCATTTGGAAACTTGAACTGCATAGATATCCCTGGAAGAGGGATTTAGGGCTGcgtggtgcagtttgaggtgtcttggcaaaaggggagattgaaacttgaTCAGTATGAAGTGCCTTAACGGGTAGCAGTCGTGTGCTgaagatccgtttagatccactctggACCACAAACTCcctaagacttcctagctcttccctCCAGATGGcaaaactgtttttactgtgctTTCtatttatgtaaagcactttgactTACCATTGTGTattaaatgtgctatacaaattgccttgccttgatGCTATAGTTGAGACTGTTCTTTGTAACCACTTCTCAGGTGCTTTGTGGATGCCAAGGCTACAGCTTCCAGCTCCCGCTTCATGCCTCGGTCCCAGGAGGACAAGATCCAGTTCCAGCTGGAGGCGTTTATGTTCCAGGAGAGCTCCAGTCCTTCTGTATGTACTTGGAATATGAGTGAGACTGACTTCTCTTCACATATAATGAATACATTTGACTTCTGTAATCCCTTGCAGTTCTACATAACATGTATTCTGAAGGCAACTATTGCTTCTGTACCAAGTGATGCTCAGAGCAAATCCTGTTCCTTCGCCAATGGGTATGTttctccctttttttttttttttggggacCAAGTCTTTGACTTCAAAGATGAGTCTGCTCATGCTGGAGTTGCTGTGTATCTTAACACAGGTGGTTTGCTGCTGATGGAAACGACCAAGTTTGTGGTTGCTGTGACTCTACATGTGGTCCTTTTGGTGAACTTGCCGCTTCTCCCTATGGAGGTTGGTAGCTTTTGTGCTTCCTAAGGTTGCTCTTGACTTTCAAGtgcttgaatttatttatttctccaGGTGTTCAGTGGGAAGGCAAGGCATCACTTGGTCCCGTAATGGTTCAAGAGCGAAaggctgtttctcaataaatCTGACATCATTGATCCATGCATGTATCTGACTTGTCATTTTTGCTTCATGTCTGGGTGACAATTGCACTAGTCCCCCTTTCATATTCCTGTGCTCTCAAAGAGCCTATGACTTTATAAAAGGGGAAACAACTTCCACTGAAGCTTGATCACATCAATCCCTAGTGATTGTACAAAACCAACTAATTTCGTTCTGATCTGTACTCAAATATCTCTAGACTATTGTTTGAgctcaggtactctttacataTTCCTATAATAGACAAGCTTTTGGCTTCTAGATTGCTTTAATCTAGGTTTTCCCCAATTTTACATTCTAGTGAGTTCATTTGTTCATGCAGTGGTTTTCAGTCCTGGTATTTCTCACTTAACACCCAATTCAGCTCATTAGATGAGCACTCCATCCTGTTTTACCCTGGTCATTCACACCTCTGAGCTTCAAACTCTGTAAAGGTGCATAAAGCTCTGGAAAATGAGTGTAGAGGGGGggagaacaaccaatgaagcacagacatagaacacactcatacagaataatgaatatgaGCA is part of the Chanodichthys erythropterus isolate Z2021 chromosome 18, ASM2448905v1, whole genome shotgun sequence genome and encodes:
- the LOC137006162 gene encoding zona pellucida sperm-binding protein 3-like; this translates as MELLQGVLVVVVLVAFDLSDAWGSLRYSQSPRSMRPKSDPASNSPARTSLGVWNPLQVASQFQSPLSPVSRNLAQDPFGLQEKQLLQGPVKPLDWKYPIVPEVQSELAVNFQLRQPVTPSSVAVQCNENRVLVEVQQDLFSNGQLIQPTGLSLGGCPVVGQDTASRVLIFEYELQDCNSVLMMTEDELVYTFSLTYTPEALAGTPITRADDAVVGIQCHYQRLQNVSSDALRPTWVPYASTEVGEEVLLFSLKLMMDDWSYQRPSNSYYLGGFINIEASVKVYNHVPLRVFVDSCVATQGPDVNSLPRYSFIENHGCFVDAKATASSSRFMPRSQEDKIQFQLEAFMFQESSSPSFYITCILKATIASVPSDAQSKSCSFANGWFAADGNDQVCGCCDSTCGPFGELAASPYGGVQWEGKASLGPVMVQERKAVSQ